A stretch of Kazachstania africana CBS 2517 chromosome 7, complete genome DNA encodes these proteins:
- the VPS72 gene encoding Vps72p (similar to Saccharomyces cerevisiae VPS72 (YDR485C); ancestral locus Anc_3.100), translating to MEELPSDFSDSSDESVELLMTTRERRSNAGNKLKKLLEEELEHENNVKGQYQDNEDELDLLFQEDEDDQDFDFESTTVKKIKTVGEYDDLLFSESEDEPESNSASDEEAELRRQERLQKRKAQKKKSMPAIKRTVTANDSVQAAKKRKMISEEINAESLLKATRRTSKRTSVVENKLKVYERLSKAEEKRKLIKEKLEKQRQLKAEHFKSLTQEDRLNIAKETEKTNLLSLNKYREQEVYQKQRRLALQNQAKLNRFRPNELILEYLSTTWTVTPFMELEDSKYWTSELLRRDKIYNKRLYRRKYSRKNKMKKLEEQKNESMQNENVRSNPVDGPSGDKKLDFPEKRALTSNDVLRESSVEPNHKNGGELGNNSEPYKSEAAFNEHHPDSKQPLDRQPINEGNSLSHEASVDSNGSTEISMQDSNSISHGLTLHNRQAFEATSVDEYQTEGSREAFTVLPEKESDNGGESSAAGPTLEALDSQTKTAEDTYSSVPLKHEDIDEKGHVGSVIADGKQVKFDIEPQVNLIDDTISPAIENEVEETKDTNKSEDILVFEGPLQQVGKNFVTAFFYSSMINPDTKYDKKPTYNILGEKKPVVEQLKFEPMLRSRLEIEEGTESASQLQLPSLDILNSFPKFGEFDRKVKEDVKVEENKDNTFKIITPAPTGIYVASTNNTSTNVKKKCLINNDDCHYFDPKLGIPYSNLNSYKVIQRIHQCQEEGEENYKWFGFKNGGLFLNTTQKPAKGVPENFY from the coding sequence ATGGAGGAACTACCAAGTGACTTTAGTGACAGTAGTGATGAAAGTGTAGAATTGTTAATGACCACAAGAGAGCGCCGCTCAAATGCTGGTaataaactgaaaaaaCTGCTGGAAGAAGAGTTAGAACACGAAAACAACGTGAAGGGCCAGTACCAGGATAATGAGGATGAACTTGATCTCTTATTccaagaagatgaagacgatCAGGATTTTGACTTTGAATCGACAACTgtgaaaaagataaagaCGGTGGGAGAGTACGATGACTTATTGTTCAGTGAGTCTGAGGATGAGCCTGAATCAAACTCAGCtagtgatgaagaagctgaGCTAAGAAGACAAGAAAGGTTGCAAAAGAGAAAAgctcaaaagaagaaaagtatGCCCGCTATAAAGAGAACAGTGACAGCCAATGACAGCGTTCAAGCAGCcaagaagaggaagatgatTAGTGAGGAAATTAATGCTGAGAGTTTGTTAAAAGCAACGAGACGTACATCCAAGAGAACGTCAGTCGTGGAAAACAAACTGAAAGTTTATGAAAGATTATCGAAGGctgaagagaaaagaaagttgATCAAAGAGAAGTTAGAAAAGCAAAGGCAATTAAAAGCAGAGCattttaaatctttaaCACAGGAAGATAGACTCAATATTGCAAAGGAAACCGAAAAGACAAATTTATTGAGCTTGAATAAGTATAGAGAGCAAGAAGTTTATCAGAAGCAGAGGCGATTAGCATTACAAAATCAGGCAAAACTGAACAGATTCAGGCCTAATGAATTGATTCTAGAATACTTATCAACAACGTGGACGGTAACCCCTTTTATGGAGTTAGAAGACAGCAAGTACTGGACATCTGAACTATTAAGAAGAGATAAGATTTACAATAAAAGACTATatcgaagaaaatattccaggaagaataaaatgaaaaagcTTGAAGAGCAAAAGAATGAAAGTATGCAGAATGAAAACGTTAGGTCCAACCCTGTTGATGGACCGTCTGGGGACAAGAAGTTGGATTTCCCGGAAAAGCGGGCTCTCACCTCAAATGACGTGCTTAGAGAGTCTTCTGTGGAACCAAATCATAAAAATGGGGGCGAACTTGGCAATAATTCTGAACCGTACAAATCAGAAGCTGCTTTTAATGAGCATCACCCTGATTCGAAACAGCCTCTGGATAGACAGCCCATTAATGAAGGAAACTCATTATCTCATGAAGCCTCTGTAGATTCTAATGGTTCGACTGAAATAAGTATGCAAGACAGTAATTCTATTTCTCATGGACTAACCCTACATAATAGGCAGGCTTTTGAGGCAACCTCTGTAGATGAGTATCAAACTGAGGGATCTAGAGAGGCTTTTACTGTTTTGCCTGAGAAAGAAAGTGACAATGGTGGTGAAAGTTCCGCTGCTGGGCCTACGCTTGAGGCCTTAGATAGTCAAACAAAGACAGCAGAAGACACATACTCTTCAGTTCCTTTAAAACACGAAGACATTGATGAAAAGGGACATGTCGGCAGTGTCATTGCCGATGGAAAGCAAGTAAAGTTTGATATAGAACCGCAGGTTAATCTCATCGATGATACTATTTCACCTGCAATAGAGAATGAGGTAGAAGAGACGAAGGACACGAATAAATCTGAAGACATACTGGTGTTCGAAGGACCCCTGCAACAAGTGGGTAAAAACTTTGTTActgcttttttttattcCTCCATGATCAACCCTGATACAAAATACGATAAAAAACCAACATACAATATTCTTGGGGAGAAGAAGCCTGTAGTAGAACAGCTAAAGTTTGAACCAATGTTACGATCAAGGTTAGAGATCGAAGAGGGCACAGAATCGGCCTCTCAGCTTCAGTTGCCTAGCTTGGATATTTTAAATAGCTTTCCTAAATTTGGAGAGTTTGATAGAAAGGTCAAAGAAGATGttaaagttgaagaaaataaagataacaCGTTTAAGATAATTACTCCTGCACCCACTGGTATTTATGTCGCTTCAACCAATAACACAAGTACAAAcgtaaagaagaaatgtcTCATTAACAATGACGACTGTCATTACTTCGATCCAAAATTGGGTATCccatattcaaatttgaatagttATAAGgttattcaaagaattcaCCAGTGTCAGGAAGAAGGTGAGGAGAACTATAAATGGTTTGGGTTCAAAAATGGTGGTCTTTTCCTGAATACAACTCAGAAGCCGGCCAAAGGTGTGCctgaaaatttctattGA